Within the Flavobacterium sp. CG_23.5 genome, the region TTCAAGCCATCAAAGTTGGTATCGCCTTCAAGAGGCATGTTTCTGTTAGAGTCATGTAAAAAACGAACCCCAGAAAATAAATGTGCAAAAACCAATTCGGCCACTGATTCTGATGAGGAAGCAGGCGTATTGATTACGTGAATACCTTTGCTTTTAGCATAATCCACATCAATGTTATCCATTCCTACACCGCCACGACCTATTATTTTCAATCCTGGGCAAGCATCAATAATATCTTTACGAACCTTAGTTGCGCTTCTTACTAAAACTACCGCAACGTTGTTTTCATTTACAAAATTAGCTACTTGCTCTTGTGCCACTTTTGTTGTTATAACTTCAAATCCACCTTTTTCTAAAGCTAGAATTCCACTTTTTGAAATTCCGTCATTGGCTAATACTTTCATTTATTTTTTATTTAAAAATTGAATCATTTAAAAATTAAAAGATTCAATATGGATTATTTTAATGGATACATTAAATGTTTAAAAATTGCTTTTTCAAATCTTTAAATCATTCAATTATTTAATTTTAAATCTTTGTTTCCAATTCTTTCATTACATCTACTAATACCTGAACACTTTCCAAAGGAAGTGCATTGTACATAGATGCTCTGTAACCACCTACCGAACGGTGTCCCGGTAATCCGGAAATTCCAGCTTCTTTCCACATTGCATCAAATGTTGCTGCATGAGCTTCATCATTCAACAAGAAAGTAGCATTCATATTGGAACGATCTTCTACAGCTGCTGCACCTTTAAATAATGGATTTCTATCTATTTCTGCATAAAGCAAAGCTGCTTTTGCATTGTTTATTTTTTCGATTGCAGCAACACCGCCAAGATTTTTCAACCATTGCAGCGTCAATAAAGACGCATAAACAGGAAAAACAGGTGGCGTATTGTACATACTTTCTGCTTTGATATGTTTGGTATAATCCAACATGCTTGGGATTATTCTACCATTTTTACCTAAAATTTCCTCTTTCACAACAATCAAAGTCGTTCCTGCGGGGCCCATATTTTTTTGAGCTCCTGCATAAATCAAATCAAATTTCGAAAAATCTAATACTCTTGAAAATATATCAGAACTCATATCGCAAACAACAGGAATATCAGTTGATGGAAATTCCTTCATTTGCGTACCAAAAATAGTGTTGTTACTGGTGCAATGGAAATAATCTGCATCACTCGGAATTTCATATCCTTTTGGAATATGATTGTAGTTTTCTTCTTTTGATGAAGCGACAACAACAGTATCACCAAAAAGTTTTGCTTCTTTTATAGCTGCTGATGACCAAGTTCCCGTATCAAGATAAGCGGCTTTTCCGCCTTCTTTCATCAAGTTATAAGGGGCCATGATAAATTCTAAACTAGCTCCGCCAGCAAGGAACAAGGCTTGATATCCTTTGCCTTCAAGGCCTAAAAGTTCTAGAGCAAGTGTTCTGGCTTCTTCCATAACAGCAACAAAGTCTTTACTTCTGTGCGAAATTTCTAAAATGGATAAGCCGGAATTATTAAAGTTTAAAATTGCTTGTGCTGATTTCTCAAAAACTTCTTGAGGTAAAATACAAGGTCCTGCGCTGTAATTGTGTTTTTTCATGGTGTAGTTTATGTCCAAAAATGTAAGATGCAAATTTCGGGAATAGGACTTTAAAAAGCGTTAAATATTTCGGAATTATTAAACATTTTTTGATGATGTTGTTAACAAAAATGAAATAGTATCGATGTTATCTGCATAATTCCATAATGCAGGTTTTTGGGTTTGTCCAAAATCAATGCTGTTTTCTATAATAGAATCACTTACAATGCATTGAATTTGCTCGCTTTCCGATTGTAATCGAATTTGTAAATCATTGATGTCTTCATAGTATTCATAAAAGACGCTAGAAATAGGAGAGGCGTGACTTTTATCTTCTTTTAAAGTTAAAAAACCATTGTCTAACAATTTAAAATTACTCATCAGGAAAACAGCTTTATTGTAGTCATAGTTATTAGCGTATTTTTCATAATGAATCACATCTTGGTATTCGAAAATAGCTTCAAAAAAAGCAACGAAAGAGTAGTCTTTTGGGACAAAAAGCTTGGAGACATTACGGCATCCTAAACCAAAATATCTAAAAATATCTTCACCCAGCGCACTAAGTTGTTCTCTAGTTTCATTGCCATTTAACACCGCAATAGAGTTTCTGCTTTTTCTAATTATGGAAGGCTTATCTTTAAAATAATATTCAAAATAACGAGCTGTATTATTACTTCCAGTTGCTATAACCGCATCAAAATTTTCAAGTTTTCCCTCTACAAAATTTATTTTAGCGGCAAATTCGGGCTCTATTGCTATAATGTATTTGGCCAAAAAAGGCAGTAAATGTTGGTCATTCGACGAAGTTTTCACCAATACAGTATTACCAGTAATCAACACCGATAAAAAATCATGAAAACCTACTAACGGTATATTTCCAGCAAGAATTAAAGCAATATTTTTCGATACGTTTTCCCCTAAATCATACTCAGAAAGCCATTGATTTAAATTTGCTTCCGTAAGAGCTTCTGCCCAAGATTGTATAGAAAAATAAACTTGTTCTGGGGTGTACCATCCATTATGGGATTGCGATAATTTTATTAAAGCGATGAAATCATCAAAAAAAATATTGTTGTATAAAACAGTAGGTTTTTTAATCGTATTGTCTTCAGAAAATTGACTTAAGAATTTTCCTAATTCAACAAAAACACTTTTTTTTGTTTCTAATGTCATTATGTTTGCTTATGAATAGTTTTGATTGTAATTTTGCACAAAAATAAGCTATAATAAGTTATAAGTCAAAGGAGAAAAAATTGTTCTACGGTTTAAACTCATAACTCATAACTTTTAACTCATAATTAATAAAAGATGGCAATTATAATAACTGATGAATGTATAAATTGTGGCGCCTGCGAGCCAGAGTGCCCAAATACAGCAATATACGAAGGCGCAGACGATTGGAGATATAAAGACGGAACAAAACTTAAAGGTAAGGTAATTTTACCTGATGGAACGGAAGTTGACTCTGATGAGGCTCAAACGCCAATTTCTGATGAAGTGTATTACATTGTACCTGGAAAATGTACAGAATGTAAAGGTTTCCATGATGAACCGCAATGCGCCGCAGTTTGTCCTGTTGACTGCTGTATTCCTGATGATAACCATGTGGAAACGGAAGAAACATTGTTAAATAGACAAGCATTCTTGCACAACGAATAAATGTGAATTTTTATTTAACACACAAAAAAAATCCTGTTCGACAAGCGAACAGGATTTTTTATTGATTTATAATGTGAGTTCTACTGTTTGACAATAATATAAGTAGTAACCGTTACTTTGTCTGTTTTGTCATCGTAGGATTCTAAAACTAGATTTCCATTGGCATCAAAATAACCGTATGAAGTAGCGTTTTTTGTTCTGAAAATATAATTATTGTTTGATGTTCTTCTTAAAATAGCTTCTTTTTTACCATCTGGTAAAAACATTGTGTAACCGCTGGTATCAGTAGCTACTTTATATTTTTTCCCTCCTAAATTATAGTAAGCAGATCTGTCAACTTCAATAACTTTAGTTACACCATCAGCAGATACAGCTGTAGTTGCAGTTACTTGAACGGGAGATGCTTGGATGTCTTTATTTAAGACATTAGAATCTGCATCTTTTAACTCAACATTTTGAACTTCTTTAATTTCTTGAGTTTTAATTATTTTTTTTTCTCCTTTAGAATCTTTCGTTGTTAAAACATTAGTTTTCACTTCAGTTTTTATATTCGTATTCTGAGCTTGAATATTTAATGTAAATAAAAAAGCTGCCATTCCTAACATTATAATTTTCATAATATTTAATTTTAATGATTTGTATCTTGTAAAGATATAGTTAATTGGTAGTAAGTTTGTTGTATAATTTTTTCGAAAAATTACAATATTCACACAAGAAAAAATTGAACATTTAATTAGTTTTTTTCCTTGCCGCGATAACATAGGTATCATAAGCATATGTTTTTCTATCAATAGTTTTGATTATTTCGAAACCATTTAAATAAAGAAATAACTGCATTTCATTTAACGTAAATACACGAACTGTTGAAAAATCATCTGCTATTATTTCTTTATCGCCATCTTTAATCGTGTAATATTGCGCTGTCCATTCCAACATAAAGTTTTCTGCTGAAGTTGTTTTCCAAATGCTATCTCTTAAATAAGTTGTTCCTTCATATTCCGCTTGATGAATAATGACTGGGTTTTCTTTGGTAAAAGGAATATACCGATTGGCGTCAATAAAATCAAAAACAACAATTCCGTTACTTGTTAAATTCTTATAAATGGATTCAAAAGTACTATTTACATCATCATTCGTAATCATATAACTAGTAGAACGACCTGTAATTAGTATGGAATCCATAGGTCTTTCAAGCTCAAATTCTCGCATGTCTCCATGAATAAAAATGCAGTTTTTATTCCTTTCTTTGGCGATAGCAATCATACTGTTACTGTAGTCTAATCCCGTGTAATCTTGCTGATTTTCTTGGAATCTTTTAGCGAGATTGCCGGTTCCACTACCTATTTCCAGAATGGTTTTGCAATTGTTTTCTTGGATTAAACTATTATAAAAATGATATTCTTCATCATAATCAATGAATGTTTGGTACATAGCATCAAAAATTGCCGCCATTTTTCCGTCATAAAGATTTGTCATGATTTATATATATATACTATAAAATTAAACAAAATTGCGATATAAAAAAAGGGCTATCTTTCGACAGCCCTTTTTCAAATTATTCGACAACCGAATTAGAATTTGTAGTTCAAAGATAAATTAAACATAGTTCCTAATTGACTGAAGTGTGATCCATCATAAGTTGTTTTATCATAACGACCATTGAAAGTAATCAAATTGTATTGATTTTTTACTTTTGCAGGATCATTTAACAATGCTGTTCCAGCAGCGTTTT harbors:
- a CDS encoding 4Fe-4S dicluster domain-containing protein; translation: MAIIITDECINCGACEPECPNTAIYEGADDWRYKDGTKLKGKVILPDGTEVDSDEAQTPISDEVYYIVPGKCTECKGFHDEPQCAAVCPVDCCIPDDNHVETEETLLNRQAFLHNE
- a CDS encoding class I SAM-dependent DNA methyltransferase, which translates into the protein MTNLYDGKMAAIFDAMYQTFIDYDEEYHFYNSLIQENNCKTILEIGSGTGNLAKRFQENQQDYTGLDYSNSMIAIAKERNKNCIFIHGDMREFELERPMDSILITGRSTSYMITNDDVNSTFESIYKNLTSNGIVVFDFIDANRYIPFTKENPVIIHQAEYEGTTYLRDSIWKTTSAENFMLEWTAQYYTIKDGDKEIIADDFSTVRVFTLNEMQLFLYLNGFEIIKTIDRKTYAYDTYVIAARKKTN
- a CDS encoding acyl-CoA reductase, with amino-acid sequence MTLETKKSVFVELGKFLSQFSEDNTIKKPTVLYNNIFFDDFIALIKLSQSHNGWYTPEQVYFSIQSWAEALTEANLNQWLSEYDLGENVSKNIALILAGNIPLVGFHDFLSVLITGNTVLVKTSSNDQHLLPFLAKYIIAIEPEFAAKINFVEGKLENFDAVIATGSNNTARYFEYYFKDKPSIIRKSRNSIAVLNGNETREQLSALGEDIFRYFGLGCRNVSKLFVPKDYSFVAFFEAIFEYQDVIHYEKYANNYDYNKAVFLMSNFKLLDNGFLTLKEDKSHASPISSVFYEYYEDINDLQIRLQSESEQIQCIVSDSIIENSIDFGQTQKPALWNYADNIDTISFLLTTSSKNV
- the serC gene encoding 3-phosphoserine/phosphohydroxythreonine transaminase, which gives rise to MKKHNYSAGPCILPQEVFEKSAQAILNFNNSGLSILEISHRSKDFVAVMEEARTLALELLGLEGKGYQALFLAGGASLEFIMAPYNLMKEGGKAAYLDTGTWSSAAIKEAKLFGDTVVVASSKEENYNHIPKGYEIPSDADYFHCTSNNTIFGTQMKEFPSTDIPVVCDMSSDIFSRVLDFSKFDLIYAGAQKNMGPAGTTLIVVKEEILGKNGRIIPSMLDYTKHIKAESMYNTPPVFPVYASLLTLQWLKNLGGVAAIEKINNAKAALLYAEIDRNPLFKGAAAVEDRSNMNATFLLNDEAHAATFDAMWKEAGISGLPGHRSVGGYRASMYNALPLESVQVLVDVMKELETKI